Part of the Sarcophilus harrisii chromosome X, mSarHar1.11, whole genome shotgun sequence genome is shown below.
agagaaggatggagaagaggtaggagaggagggggaaagagaggagggagagaagagaaggaagggtaaGCAGGGAAGGaacagaaaaggaaggggaggggtgTGGGAAATGAGAGGAGGGTTCAGCTCATTCCTCATGGGGACTGGTTattttctgtttaggtcaaatcTTTCCTAGCTTCTGGTCTTCCTGCCAAGGCGTCCTGAGAGGAGGCTCTGTGTATTCAGGGTTAGCACACTGAGCTTGTGGGCTGGGGAGGAGGAGGTGAGGTTGACTCCCTCTAGGCCCCTGAATAGAGTGGGGCACATCTCCTCTGGGACAAGTCATCTCTCCAGGCTGGGCCTCAGTTGcttcctctgtcaaatgagaggGCTGGACTTCACGGTCCCCAAGGTCCTTACAAGTCCCAGAGTCAGGAGCTTAGGATCTGACGGGCACATTGAGGAAAGGGCTCCTCCTGAAGTCTCAGCTTTGGAAATGATTAGATAGAGCCGGACAAGTCATTTCCCATCCAGAGGCTGATCCCTTTCTCTCTAGATGAAGAGATATCCAGGAGAGGACACCAGCAGGGTCCCTAAGGGGGGCCCAGCCCCTGGCTCTGATGACATCCTCCATGTGAAGAATCCTCACAAAAGCTCCTTGCCCCATGGGTTCTGGGAATTGAGCAGAGaattctcccatcccctcccagCCTTCCCTCACACATACGTACACATATATGTGCTATGTATGACTGTGTTTCCCTATCCAGGGTGGACCTTAGGAGTGGGCAGACTCTGAGACTCTCCAGAGACTCCGAGAAGGAAGCCCACCCCGGCAACCATCTCCCATCTGGACGACAAACATCTAGCAGGCGCAGCTACTGGGTGGCGGGCATGTGCTCCATGCTGAGGGTGCCAATCACTTACAGTCTCCaatgaaatacaaattatatGGAGAGGACTATTTTTGAGGGAGCACGGCAGCTGGGGGAATCGGGACAGGCTCTTCCTGTAGCCACAGTGCAGAGAAAATGGCCGAGTTTAGAGGCCAGCAGGCCGACTGGGCGAGAAAAGAGGTGGCACGAGGAGATTTCTGTTTTAGTGAGCCTAGAACTGGCTCGTGGAGGGCCAGGCCAAAGAGTCTGCATTTTCTCTTCAGAGCTATAAGCACTTCCTATGTGGGTGATCTTGGATGAGTCTTTTCACCGCCACTGGGGTTCTTGAGCAGGTCAGGTGGCATGCTGTGTGTTAAGAATATctgctgtgtggaggatggattggaggggATGAGACTAAAAGCGGGAGGGCGAAGAGGAGACTATGGCAATACTCTAGGCAGCAGGTCTAGGGTCTGGACTAGGACCATAGCTGTGAGGGTGAAGAAAAGCCACAAGATAGAGTGTGGCGGTCAAATTGGCgattttcttggaaaatgaaGTGGGTGGTGAAAGATGAGCTAGCTTGTATGATAGTGGATAgtgtgccaggtctggagtcaggaaggttcgtctggcttcagatacttcctagctgtgtgtccccaaacaagtcattttaccctgtctgcctcagtttcctcatccgtaaaatgatcTGAGAGAAGGAtgtggtaaaccactccagtatctctgccaaaaaacccaaaatgggctcacaaagagtcagacatgactgaaaaacaactgaatggaGGATGACCCTAAGGTTTTGAGCCGGGTGATCAGAAGGATGGTAGAGTCCCATACAGAAGTAGGGAACTTTGCAAGAGGGGTGGATTTGGGGGGAAGAGAATGACTTCAGAGTGGGatgtgttgagtttgaggtgcTTATGGGATGCCCAAGTAGAAATGTCTAGCAGGCAGTTAATGACACAGTCATTTGTATAAAAATGGTCAGATCCATGGGAGCTGATCCCTGAAATATTGCCATCAGACAGTCATTCCTTTTGCAAAAAGCTGTCCCTTGTTAAGATGCAACATGTCCTTTATGAATCCAGGGGATGGGGTAGGAATAGAGCAGCATTCTTCAGTGGAAAGAGCTTCAGATTCTGGCTTTGTCACTTCCTATGAGAATCATCTTGGCCAAGTCCTTACTTCTGCACTGGGCCTGGTTTTGTCTCTCTTAAAGCGAGGAGGGGAAGTCTACATGAATTGGAATCCCCCTTTTAGCTTGAAATCTATGATGTGATGACTGTGGGCTCATTGAAGACAAGGGGCTATCTGGGATACCAAAGAGCTTTCCACTAATTCACACGTTTGCCTGGGTATATGTATTTATCTAGGAGGGATGCACAGATAATCATTGTTTTTGTCAATTCGGCATCCAGCACAGTCCGTGGCAGGCACTTGATAAAATCTCAACCAGTGTTGATTTTGGTTTTccttgcgtgtgtgtgtgcgcgcgcgcgcgtcTTGTGTGTGTGATTCTGGGTTTGTGTGTAGCAGTATTTCTGTATAAATGCTCCCCTTCTCTGTACCCTTTTCTGTGCTCCTCAGCCCCATTCTTCTCATCCCTCTGAAGCCTCCCTCACAGTAAACCCTTGTTCCCATTCCAGGGTCAGTCACCCCAACATTGTGGCCCTGGAAGATGTCCATGAGAGCAGCTCCCATCTCTACCTGGCCATGGAACTGTGAGGGGAATGGGAcagtggagggggtggggaggaggtggCCACCACCGGGGATCGGGAAAGGGGAGCCCCAGGTGGTGCTGGgccaaattcaatttaatattcaCAATTCCAAATCCCTGTGTGTCTGATGCTATGCTGGGAGCAAAAGTGAATCCTGCTTTGCCTTCAAGTAGCTCCTGTTCTATTAGAGGGAGATGGGCTGCTGCCTGAGGGAGGAGGAAGTATTAGCCCCTGTGCTCCCTTCTCCCCAGGGTGACAGGGGGGGAACTTTTTGAACGGATCATGGAACGGGGCTCATACACAGAGAAGGACGCCAGCCACCTGGTGGGGCAGGTCTTGGGAGCCGTCTCTTACTTACACAGCCTGGACATCGTGCACCGGGACTTAAAGGTACCCGAATCGAAGTATGGGGAGCCCCGCGCTGTCTagtctctcccccctttcccccaggACAAAGCTCACCCTCCAGAGCCAGAGGGAGGTCCCTGCGGTCTATGACTGGGACAATCCTATCTCAACCTGGGGACCCTTGGAATTTCTTCTCCCATGCACCTAGAAATCCTGGGAGGAGTGGGCCTTGGACCAGCTTCCCCCAGACCCGGGGCCTGGGCTGCCCCCAAATTGGGGGCTGAAGCCTTTCCAGAGtgcttcccttcctccctgcaCTCCCCTCGAGCTTagggctcctcctcctcctcctcctgatcTGCGCTTTCTCTCCAGCCCGAGAATCTCCTGTACGCCACCCCCTTTGAGGATTCTAAGATCATGATTTCTGACTTTGGCCTGTCTAAGATCCAGGAAAGCAACGTCTTGGGCACTGCCTGTGGAACCCCGGGCTATGTCGGTGAGGGCCGAGGCATCGGCGGGCGGTACCAGACGACGTGATGGGTGCCTGGGGAGGGGACTAGAAAAAGGGAGCGGAGAGGGCTGGCCTGGATGTAAATTCGCGGCTCCCTGCATGCCGAGGGCCACATGTAATGCTCTCCTCCATGGGCTAGGCCGGGAGAGGGCGGTGCCAAGGGGATTGCATTTTCTGCCTCCTGAGCTCTGTCTACCTGTGTCTGTGTGCTTGcctatttctctgtgtgtgtgtccattTGTTTTCTCTGTGGCCTGGTGTCTGGCTCCCAGCCCCCGAACTCCTGGAACAGAAGCCCTATGGGAAGGCTGTAGATGTCTGGGCCCTGGGGGTCATCTCCTATATCCTGTGAGTTACTCAGAATTAGCATTGGTTGTTCTAGCTGTCTATCTGTTACTCAGCTTGGAGGCTCCTTCCAGGGGTTGGAGAAGGGATGTCCTGCCACCTAACCTGAATCCTTCAAAAGATGGGGAGGTGGGAGCCCAGACCAAGCCTGAGGATGGGTCAAAGCTTGGGGAGTTGGGAGGTGGGACCTGAACAGCTGATGGCTCTGCCTTGCCTCCCActgtttctccttcctccttccctttctctctctctctctccctctcccccttctctctgtctctttctatctctctctctgtctctgcctgtttctttctgtcccttcccCTCTGTCCCTCTCATTAATCTCCTACCTGATATTTCTCACCCCACACTGATCTACCCTCCGTGGTGCCCCCAGTCTGTGTGGCTACCCCCCCTTCTATGATGAGAATGACTCGGAGCTCTTCAATCAGATCCTGAAAGCCAACTATGAGTTTGACTCCCCGTACTGGGACGACATCTCTGAATCGGGTGAGTTTTCTGCAATTCTTGGCCCCGAAGGCAGAGTCCCAGGGCCTTCTTGAGGGTGATGGAAGAGGCTGCTGTGGTCAGAGGGTCACTCCCTAACCGACAGCTTCCTAACTCCCAGCCAAAGATTTCATTCGGCACCTCTTGGAGAGAGACCCCGAGAGACGGTTCACCTGTGAGCAAGCCTTGCAGCACCTTTGGTGAGCATCTTTGGTAGAGGGGGTGATGCCCTCTGCCCCCTTTGCCCCCTGACCCTCTGGATTCCCCTCCTGTCCCTAGGATCTCCGGAGACACAGCCCTGGACAAGAACATTCTCAGTTCTGTCAGTGAGCAGATCCAGAAGAATTTTGCCCGAACCCACTGGAAGGTAAGATTGGAAGAGGGCGGGGAGGGTGACGAGTTCTCCAAGGACATGGCTGGCCTAGGCCCAGCTCGTGGTGGGGAGAGTGGGGAGAGCTCCCTCCTCTCTGGGCCCCTTGGGCTGAGGGAAGTATCTGCCTTCTGGACAGATATGGGGGTGGAAGGTGGGAACAAGATGAGTAATGAGGTCACCCCGAGACAGATCGGGAGGGGGACGAGGGCAAAGCCAAGGCCTTAACCACCCTGTCACACTGCAGAGGGCAATCAACGCCACATCCTTTCTGCGGCACATCACCAAGATGGGACAGAGCACCGAGGCGGACGGGGATGAGGGCCCCGCTGAACCTGTCCCTCAGGGAAGGCAGCAGAAAAAGTGATAAGGCCTCCTGTCAAGTGGCGGCTCACTCATCAAGGTAGGTTTCCTCAGCTCGCTTGGGGAGTCTGGGGCCCAGTGAGGCCTGGAGGAGGGGAAGGACAAGGAAGGCTTCTGGGAGAAGTAAGAAAAGgctggaggagggagaaggaaggagggaggagggaggagaaatgagggaggagggaggagggaggagggagatctCCCTTTGAATGTCAGGCTGAGAGATTTGAATCTGATCTTGAATAGGGAGCCCCAGCATTTCAACTGAGCCTTCTGGAAGACTGGAGGCAGGTGGGGTGAGGTGGTCGGGAggtctgagccttagttttctttttccaattccccACTTCAGAAATCATTTCACCTGGAGCTGGAAGTGCTGGAAGAGGAGTCCCCCTTTGGATCTTATGGACGTCACTCACAATTTCTTCCCCGCCCGTGCCCCGACTGCCCTGGTTgtcctttcctctcccacccccaaGCCCCACCCCCGTGCCCGTGCCTGACACCCCTGCCCCCCATCTTGTGGTCTCGGCGGGGGCTGGGTTGTTTGGATGCGTCTGAGGAGACCCCGGTGTGTGGAGAAGCCTCTGGCTAGAAGGGAGACTGATGCTGCAGGGAGGGTGGCTGAGGAGCGCAGGAGGCCGGGAACGTGCAACCCAGGAAGCTGGAAGGAGGGACCGGGGCCTGAGCACTGCTCCCATCCTGCTTCCCATGGCCGAGGCTGCCTCTCTGCTTTTCTGAGTCCCGCTGAAAGGGAGCAGTAAAGGCTTGGGGACCCACCCCCTTCACAGGGGAGGCAGCGAAGAAGAAAGTGGACATGGGGGAGATCAGTGACCGAGGTTTGGGAACTAAAAATCCGGGAGGGCCTTTGGGCTCTCGGGCGAGCTGTTTTCACACCCAGAACCTGCATTTCTCCAGCAGTTAACACGGAGGGCGAAGGACTCAGTTGGTCTCTCAGTCCCCCTTAGCTCCAAGTGTGTTGCCTCCATGAATGGggattcctttccctcttccttcaggCCCAGGGCATGCCCGTCCGTTTGTCTGTCTGTGCTCCTTCCTGTCTCTAGCAGCCCTAGCCCCAGCATTGCCATTTCATCGAGcaaataaaattacttaaaaaaaagagagagggggagaggatgTGGTCACTGGTGCTggttgtagtgtgtgtgtgtgtgtgtgtgtgtgtgtgagacagacagacagacagacagagacacacaacacacatacacacattagagagagacagacacagagacacagagagatagagactgtACTCTCTAATCTGGCTGCCCACACCACGGCCTCCACACCAgcttctttccccacccccacctttgCAGTGTGGGAGCCATGAATCACAATCAGATCAACTTAGCCATTGTTCCTGGACGGGGTGTGTCAATCTACTTCCCCTTGGCCCCACGGGTGcccccttccatccctccctaAACTTTCTCGATCTGGGTCCTCCTCCCAGATGACTTTTGCCTTAAGTTTATTGtttccccccattagaatataaattcctggaGAGCAGGAATTCCTTGGCTTTTGCATTTTTACCCTCAGCCCTTAGCGGAGTTTAGCACCTAATTAATGTTTAATGCCGGCTTTTTCTCCATGCAttgcatgtgcgtgtgtgtgtgtgtgtgcgtgtgtgcagGCGAATATTCCCTTCGGAGTGTGTGTGGCTAGTGGGGAGCACGGGCTCCCAGACGCCAGCCTCCTGGAGACAGGTTTtggcggggggggagggggggggatgCTGGATAACGGGGTTCCAGCCGAACAAATGTGGAAGAGAGAAGGGCCGCCTGCCAGCCACGTGGGGCAGACCCCTGGGGGAGACGGCGGGGAGGGCCTGCCCTTTCTTCTGTCCTCCGCCCGGGGGTGTCTCTGGGCGAGCTTCTGAGGGTTCCATAATGGGCACTTTCCGTCTTATTTACCACAACAAGAGCTTCAGTAGCATCCGGGAAGAGCCAAACAGAAGCGAGAACAGGCTTGTCTTCCGGGGACACATTCTACCAGGCCAAGTATATGCAGGGGATATTTACCAAACATGCCCCTTCCAGCTCCCAGCGGAGGGTGGCGGCAGGAAGGGCCTGTTTCCTCGGCCCCCCCTTCCCTGCGGGTCAGCGCCCGGCCCTGGGGCTTTACGTGGAGCCCCTTGGGGCACCGAGGAGTTAAGTCacttgtgcaaggtcacatagctgggcCGTCAGAGGTGAGGCATCAATTTGGCTTTTCCCCATTCCCGGCTCAGCCATCTTCTGACGACACACGTTTCCCCAGGACATGCACTtaaaacctatttaaaaaaaaaaaaaatcagctcttttgttatattttaaatttccaacTGTCTCCCCCTCTCGCACTTCAATttccaagttctttctctggaagtgaataATATCTCCCTTCATGGGTTCTTTGGAAtcgatttgagtatttataatcaGAATAATTTAGTCATTCACACTTGTTCTTTGAACAATATAGCTCTTGTTCTCTGGGTTTTCCTTATTTCACccttatttcatgcaagtctctccgtGGTTTTCCAAGATCAtcaaactcatcatttctcacagcacaCCAGCGTGCCGTCACAATCCTCAGCACAGTTTGGGCAGCCGTTCCCCAGCGGACCGGGGTCCCCTCACTTTgcacttctttgccaccacaaagagagctggtGGAACTATTTCGGAACAAAGAGCTTATTTTGGTTCCATCACCTTGAGAAACTCTGATAGGgggattgctggatcaaagggtaaacaCAGTTTTGTAACTCGGGCAcgattccagattgttctccaaaatggttccACCGAGTTTTCAACCTCCCCTCcgatatttgtcattttcctctttatcaTTTGAGTCAGCCTGATGGGCTGGAGATGACAgctcaaatttgttttaatttgcatttctcgaatCCATcatgatttagaggattttttccttatgattaaaaatagttgtgttttcttcactggaaaactccctctctctctcttttgatcatttatcaccTGGGGAATGAGtcacattttttttataaatttgacaaaactCTTTGTACATTTGAGATGAGATTTTTAGCTGAAAAACTTGTCTATAAAAACTTCTCCCTCAAAATTTTTGCTTTCCTCCtaaatttttgctttccttttcctccttggctccgttggttttctttgtacaaaacctttgtaatttaatgtgatcaaaatggtcattttccatctcaaaatgttttctatctcttattCACAAATTCTTCTAGTCATAAATTTGATGTTTAGATGGTCCATATTCTCCTCAttttcttatgaaatcttaagTCAGAGCCATTTTTACCTCATTTTGCAaaatggtgtaagatattggCCTTGTACCCAATTTCTGCCAGTACAATTTTTACCAAATGGTGAATTCATATCCTGTAAGTTTAAATTTGTATAATTATCAATCACACGGTTGCTATAATCATTCGGTACTGTGTGTTATATGTCTGCTCTGATCCGATGATCCACCtttgtatttcttagccagcaccagaTAGTTGTGATAATTCATAACTGCCTTATGAGAAAGATCTGGCATTGCTTAGGCTTAGgcctttttcctttacattttcccctcttcattttttggacattcttgacctttggttctttcaagtgaattttgttatgatttttttctaattcgtgaaataatttttaatagtttatacAGACAAATTATACacaaaatacacatataataataaatatgaaataatattggagGGAGGACCCTACCAATTTGGGGGATTAGGAAAGGCCTCAGGTAGAAAGCAGCTTTTGAGGTGAACaagttagggattctaagagtTGAGGAGAGACTGCCTTCCAGGTTTAATCTACCAAAAAGCACACTTTGGAGTTGGAATATCCTGTATGGGGAATTGCAAATAGGTTTGAGGGCCAGAACAGTGAGCATATAAAAGGAAGTAATTTGCAATACAGCCTAAtctggagaggaaaaaggagctTAATCCCGGAGATCCTTCCAAGCTAAGTGGAAgattctgtgttttattttagagACAATAAAGGAGCTGCTGAAGTTTTTTTGAGTAAGGACCTGAAACCTTGATCCATGTTTTAGGAATGTCAAGTGacgtcaataagcatttattaagcactgattgTGTAGCAGGCACTCTCCTaagctttgaaaaagaaaagcgAAAGACAGATCCTGCTCTCCAGGAACTCATAGACAATCtgtgaacaaacaaacaaaacccccaaacttCCAAACAAAACATAACAGGATAAACAGGGAGTAGTCTCACATCTCCTCGGAAAGTAACTAAAATTAAGGACCTGGAGTCCCGAGGACTcgagtttaaatttggtctttgacacttactagttgtgcgcccctggacaagtcagttaaaccctttcctccccctccccattgcCTTGGTTGGTTAGTTTTTGTATTAAAGACAGACGATGGGGAAAGATTTCCCTTGGGAAAGACAGACCTTGAAGGAAGAAGCCGGGACATGACTTTGGAAGCCACGCAGAGGACGAATTGTTAGGACAATCTTTTGGGGAGAtccaataggcagttggagatgcagGCCTGGACTTCTGGAGAGACCAGAGCTGGAGCTCTAAGGGGTCCCCAAAGTGTTAGCCTGGCTTTATGTTATTATAACCGTGAGGCTTTTCCAGCTGCATTAAGTCTTGGAAGATTCCATAAATAGGTTTGTgagtcatctacatagagataataattgaacctGGAGACATTAAGATTACAGAAAGGCCtaaaagttttgttgttgtttagcctTCATTCTCCGAGCACCCATGGTATCCTGAGGGTAAGGTCCTGACTTCCACGTGACTTGGCTAGAACCTGGGAGAAACCTGTGCCTAGAGGTCAGGATAGAGATGTGGAGGCGGCCCAGGGGGTTTCACAGCAGTGGGATTGACCGCAAGAGAAGCAGGAGAGAGCAGCTTGGGAAAACTCAGGGAAGCGTCTAtccaggaagagaggagggaactAACATCAGGGCCCAGAAAGCCGAACACTAGGAAAAGAACAATTAGATCGGGCAACCAAGAACTCCTTGTTAATTTATGAGAGAATACTTCCAACTGAATGATGAGATTAGAAGTCACACAGGAGAGAAAGCAAGGAGAAAAGCAGGCTAGGTGCCTCTTCCCCGGGGTTTTGTCTGTTTCACAGGGGGCTGATCAATTGAAGGAtcattggggaaagggaaagggaaaggatctGGCAGACCTCACCCTGGGGATAAGTCAGCCACACGAAAGGAGGGGGCAGAAAAGGAGAGTTTggtgataaataataataaccagaGCTGACCTTCCTAAAACCCTATTAAGGCTTGCCAAGCACCtgacttttattatttcatctgatcttcacattagtcctggggggggggggtaaatactattattatccccactttatagatggagaaactgaggctcagagaggttaaagga
Proteins encoded:
- the PNCK gene encoding calcium/calmodulin-dependent protein kinase type 1B, which translates into the protein MLLGSGWKKRTDDIGKIYDIREKLGAGAFSEVFLAQNLCSKRLVALKCIPKKALRGKEVAVENEIAVLKKVSHPNIVALEDVHESSSHLYLAMELVTGGELFERIMERGSYTEKDASHLVGQVLGAVSYLHSLDIVHRDLKPENLLYATPFEDSKIMISDFGLSKIQESNVLGTACGTPGYVAPELLEQKPYGKAVDVWALGVISYILLCGYPPFYDENDSELFNQILKANYEFDSPYWDDISESAKDFIRHLLERDPERRFTCEQALQHLWISGDTALDKNILSSVSEQIQKNFARTHWKRAINATSFLRHITKMGQSTEADGDEGPAEPVPQGRQQKK